From one Streptomyces sp. SCSIO 30461 genomic stretch:
- a CDS encoding amino acid permease, translating into MPLDIPSVTPSEEERLAELGITQTLDRSMSGRQNFAVSFTIISILSGCLTMYGFGMNTGGPALIMWGWVIVGLMTLFVGLAMAEVCSSYPTSAGLYFWAHKLAPRKSAPAWAWFTGWFNTLGQVAVTAGIDFGAASFLNAYLNLQFGYAATPPHTILLFGIILVLHALVNTFRVRIVGFFNTVSVWWHLIGVVVIVGALLFIPDRHQSPTYVFTEFVNNTGWGSAVYVALIGLLMAQYTFTGYDASAHMTEETRNASVEGPKGIVRSILVSWAAGLVLLFGLTFAIQSYSGALDSETGAPPAQIFLDALGATTGKLMLLVVIGAQLFCGMASVTANSRMIYAFSRDGALPFSYVWHKLHPGTRTPTNAVWLAAGGAFVLGLPYLVNVTAYAAVTSIATIGLYIAYVIPTLLRLRQGDSFHRGPWHLGRWSKPVGVIAVVWVGVITVLFMLPQVAPVTGETFNYAPVAVGVVLLFSGTWWFTSAKRWFLNPDHPKHTAPTAPSVSERAVR; encoded by the coding sequence ATGCCCTTGGACATACCGAGCGTCACACCTTCGGAAGAAGAACGCCTCGCGGAACTCGGCATCACCCAGACCCTGGACCGCTCGATGTCCGGGCGGCAGAACTTCGCGGTCTCGTTCACCATCATCAGCATCCTGTCCGGCTGTCTGACCATGTACGGCTTCGGGATGAACACCGGCGGACCGGCGCTGATCATGTGGGGCTGGGTCATCGTCGGACTGATGACCCTGTTCGTCGGGCTGGCCATGGCCGAGGTCTGCTCCAGCTACCCGACCAGCGCCGGGCTCTACTTCTGGGCCCACAAGCTCGCCCCCCGGAAGTCGGCCCCGGCGTGGGCCTGGTTCACGGGCTGGTTCAACACCCTGGGGCAGGTGGCCGTCACCGCGGGCATCGACTTCGGCGCCGCGTCGTTCCTGAACGCGTATCTGAACCTCCAGTTCGGCTACGCCGCGACGCCACCGCACACCATCCTGCTCTTCGGCATCATCCTCGTGCTGCATGCCCTCGTGAACACGTTCCGGGTGCGGATCGTGGGCTTCTTCAACACGGTGAGCGTCTGGTGGCATCTGATCGGTGTGGTCGTGATCGTCGGTGCGCTGCTGTTCATCCCGGACCGCCATCAGTCCCCCACCTACGTGTTCACCGAGTTCGTCAACAACACCGGGTGGGGTTCGGCCGTGTACGTCGCCCTGATCGGTCTGCTGATGGCCCAGTACACCTTCACCGGTTACGACGCCTCCGCCCATATGACGGAGGAGACGAGGAACGCGTCCGTCGAAGGGCCGAAGGGGATCGTGCGCTCCATCCTCGTGTCCTGGGCGGCCGGACTGGTCCTGCTGTTCGGGCTGACCTTCGCCATCCAGTCGTACAGCGGCGCCCTCGACTCCGAGACCGGCGCGCCCCCGGCCCAGATCTTCCTGGACGCTCTCGGCGCGACCACCGGCAAGCTGATGCTGCTGGTCGTGATCGGTGCGCAGTTGTTCTGCGGTATGGCATCGGTGACCGCCAACAGCCGGATGATCTACGCCTTCTCGCGTGACGGCGCGCTGCCGTTCTCGTATGTCTGGCACAAGCTCCACCCGGGGACGCGCACTCCCACCAACGCGGTCTGGCTCGCCGCCGGCGGCGCCTTCGTCCTGGGCCTGCCCTACCTGGTCAACGTCACCGCGTACGCCGCCGTCACGTCCATCGCGACGATCGGCCTCTACATCGCCTACGTCATCCCGACGCTGCTGCGCCTGCGCCAGGGGGACTCGTTCCACCGCGGTCCATGGCACCTGGGCCGCTGGTCCAAGCCCGTCGGTGTGATCGCGGTTGTCTGGGTCGGCGTCATCACGGTGCTGTTCATGCTGCCCCAGGTCGCACCGGTGACGGGAGAGACCTTCAACTACGCGCCCGTCGCGGTCGGTGTGGTGCTCCTCTTCTCCGGCACCTGGTGGTTCACCTCGGCCAAGCGGTGGTTCCTGAATCCTGACCATCCGAAGCACACCGCTCCCACCGCACCCTCGGTGTCGGAGCGGGCGGTGCGCTAG